AGCACGATTTCATATTCTtataaaattttcacataaaaactttccgaaaaaagaCACGCATTGCACACGCAAATCGGAAAAGATTAAATGGAGCTATTCGGGATTTCAAAACACAGAATTGAGGGTTAAAACTATAAATGATCTATCGGGTTATCACACGTAGGAGCGATTGTGTCTCACGCATTATACCTTCCATACACGCGTGTTTACTTGACACACTAAAACCAACATAAAATATCTATATGGTCACCTGGTAAGTTGGAGTGTGAGATAAATATTTGGGCCAACTTTAAGTATCTCTTTATGTATTTTGCCAAAAAATAATATTACTACTTAGAAACAATAGATGGTAATGACGGGTTTTGGTGGGACGAAGAGATCCTATTTCCTCTTCCATAGTAGTAAAACGAAATAAGCAACCTTATCTTTAACTGAAACGTTTTTTTCatttaattcttttcaaaaataaaaacttattGAAACTTCCCATTAAGTTGTCAAAAAACTAAAGAATGTGAGGACTCAAAAATAATTGCCCATTTCTGTTTTTGTCCCTTTGCTTGCATTCTCAACCATGTACAACTAAAAACCAAATCAGATAAGAAAAACCACAAACAACTGGCTCAAAAGATGAACACCTCCTTTGTCCCAAAGGCTTTGCCTTCTCTTCCTCTTCTCCATCGCAGAGCTCCTTTTATCTCCACTAAAGCTTCAAGCCAGGAAAAATCTCATAAATCATCAATCCCACAATTAAAGGTTTGATTTCTTTAATTTTTGCAAACTTTCACGATAAAGGCAATATGGTGCACTAAGTTTCCATTATGCGCGGGTCCAGAGAACGGCCAGACCACAAGGGTATCTTGTACGCAGTCTTGCcatgcatttctgcaagaggttgttttcaTGGCTCGAATCCGTGGCCTCCCGATCACATGTTAACAACTTTAACGGTTCGCAAACTTTCACGATACAACAATTATTACCGTCAAGGAATTTACCactcttctttttttgaattcaATAATAGGCATCAAAATGCATCAATTTGAAGGCTATTGAAAGTTTGGCTTCTTCAAAATCCTTATTGGCCATTCAAGTTGGCACACTTTTGGCCACCGTAAGACCCTTTAGTTGAGATTAATTAACTcaatatttccttttttttttgttcttttttataTGTTTGCTCTTTCTGAAGGATTAGTTTTTCAAGAATTCATAATATATAGGTAGGTGCAGAGCCAGCTTTGGCAGTGACAGGCGTGAATAATGAAGAAGACTTGGTTTGGGTGTTGATCCAATTGGCCATTTCTGCATTCTTCTACTTCCTTGTTGCCCCAGTAAGTGGacataaaaaaaattgatttaagttCTATTCACGAATAATATAAAATTTCATGTTGTCATTGTAATTTAATTGCAAGTAAGTTACTTTTTAATCATGTTCTTAATTAACACTAATGATATGAATTTATTCATAATTATCTTATAAATAATTTGATTGTGTAAATATTCTTTATATCGTCGATATATGCAACCAAGGGCGGATGCATATGGGAAGGAgagggttcacgtgaacccatccTCCTCCCCGAAATCATGTATAACACTAGTAAATTACAGGTCAAATACTTAAATTAACATGGGTGAACCCAAGCTTAAGTGAACACTTTAGTGCTTTGTAAGGAGGTGCACCTCTTACCTTTTAATCATGGGTTCGGTCCTGTACTCTGGCTTCttttaaatcatattttaattaataaatagggTTAAATGCTCTACCGCTTTTTCTAATCAAATATACGTTTTTTCCCCCTTATATATTGGTTACAAGTttttttcccttctctttttttaATCTTCGTTTGGAACTGTAAAATTCCTAAATCAAAAATACGTCTTTCAGACAccctttaaaaaattcatttctatggcGCTTATGGGGTACTCATGTTTTTGAAATTCTCGATACGCCTCTATAATGCAActtaaagttaaaaaaaattagaacataaggtttctaaaactttatatgcTAGttgtcttttatttatttttttctttatcaatttcttAAAGTTATACGTGACTTCGATTGCAGCCTATCATAATGACCTGGCTTAGGAAAAGGTGGTATAAGAGGGACCTATTGGAGATGTATTTGCAGTTTATGTttgtcttcatcttctttccaGGGTAAGTGGTTACTATACCATATCTCAATATTTATTTACCTGAAAATCTGGCAAACATGGGGTAAATTGTCGTATTTCACCATTTAAAAGAAAGGGAGGAAACTATATGCATGGATCGTTAAGTAAATTCGATCAAGTAGGTATATGATCCTTTTTTGTCCAAACATATGCTATACAGACAGAACATGTTAGTTTATATAACAAACATTATATTTAGcctcataaaaaaataaaaaaaataaaataataataataataataaaaaaaaaccagACAAACTAAGTAGGTATGAGGAGGATAGTGTgcacgcagaccttatccctaccttgaaGGTAGAGAAACTGTTTTCGATAAACCCACAGCTCAAGAAAAGATGGAAAAAAAACAGCAATAGcaacaagtaataacaacaacaaaataataagaaaacaaagcGAAAGGAAcaacatataataataaaaatctaaCAATAATAGAAAACAAGACTAACACTAATGCTACTAGTAGTACGAATAAACACGTTCGACTACCTACTAGCCTTCTACCTTAATTCTTCATCTCCACACATTCCTATCAAGGATCATGTCCTCAATAAGCTGAAGCAACTCTAGATACTTCCTAATCAACTCTCCCAAATATTTCTTTGGCTTATCTTTACCTCTTCTCAGACCCACCAAGGTCAACCTCTCACACTTCCTTACTGGGGCATTTGTGCTTCTCCTTTTCATATTCCCAAAACCATCTAAGTTTCGTTTCCCGCATCTTGTTCTCCAATATTTTTACGACCCGTAATCCCACCTTAGGCTGTGATGGTGCCTAGCTGCACTTGCTAAGCAAGCAAACTCacaatcaacaaaaaaaaaacataaccAGATTTTTAATTAATTGATGGTGCATAACTGCACTTGCTAAGCAAGCTAACTCACAATCAACAAAAAAACATAGTCAGATTCCTTTAATTAACACACTCAtataaaaaataaagatagaaataacctcaaaatagtaaaatatctAATACTGTTATAACACGGCTTAAACGTGGCCAAAACAGTATAATACCCAAGCTAGGTGGCATAAGTACACGAGCAACTATTGAATAAGTACAAGCCTGAATACATGAACAAAGTTgtctaaaataataaattagacaaaaaatggtgaagaacagGGACTCGAGCACTGCAAAATTAATTCATGGACTGCAGGTCACCCTAAGAATCCGTGCGAACACTTAAGCTCAATCAAGTGGCTCCGCTAACACCTACCTGAGGACCTGTACAAAAAGACGTGCAAAAACATAATATGAGTATACACAATCgatatccagtaagtatcaagtctaacttCGAAAAAATAGTGGCGAGGTTGTAAGCATCAAGATACTCACAACATAGATATAAATAATAGAGCTTTAAGCTAAAACAGTAAATAATCTCATGAATAACATGAATCAAAGATATCAACAGTCAAAAAGTATAAAGCATGTTTTTCAGCTCAAGAAATATATATAATGCTGCTCATATATGGTATTTAAAGGTGGCATGCTTCAATTCTACATAGTTGAGGCTCCCAACTAGTATATAAAGATGGAAAGTAAGGATTAATATCTAAATAAATGTTTCTAAATGAGTCAAGGATATCTAAGCATGCTCAAACTCAATTTCTTACAATAACCGCTACAAAATCCATGTATCACCATAACCCGAACCAAATCTATGTATCGACCCGATACATAATTCATGTATCGACCACGTTCACAGGGCACAAAGTAACATGGTTAACCACCTGACTCTAGAGGGACAAATCCTTATTCATGCGCAAAAAAGAGCTTGATAGCTCACATATAATCAAATATTTGATCATCATGTCCTATGTGCCATAACTGTATTTCATCCACATGCCTTACGTTTCGTGCCAAAATTCTCAGTCCAAATCAGATATCCATATACAAAATATATGCATATGCTCAAgaattatagataaaagatgcACAAGAACTAAATAAAAATTATGTAGATGTGTGCTCATAGAGTTTCTATATGGCTACGAACAATTCAAGCAATTCAACATATAAAGGATAAGTTACCATACTTTCACAAATAATTATAAAcctaggcatgatctctaacatgaataaGAGAGTGAACTTAGTTATA
Above is a window of Nicotiana tabacum cultivar K326 chromosome 8, ASM71507v2, whole genome shotgun sequence DNA encoding:
- the LOC107810998 gene encoding NAD(P)H-quinone oxidoreductase subunit L, chloroplastic codes for the protein MNTSFVPKALPSLPLLHRRAPFISTKASSQEKSHKSSIPQLKASKCINLKAIESLASSKSLLAIQVGTLLATVGAEPALAVTGVNNEEDLVWVLIQLAISAFFYFLVAPPIIMTWLRKRWYKRDLLEMYLQFMFVFIFFPGVLLWAPFLNFRKFPRDPSMKYPWSTPENPSQIKNAYRKYPWATEEDYEVQ